From the Streptomyces sp. SN-593 genome, the window TGCCGCCGCCGCGGTTGACCAGGCGCGGGGTGAGGCGGAAGCCGATCCCGCCCGCGATCAGGGTCGCGGCCCCGATGATCATGAAGGTGGTGCCGCTGGAGCCGGTCTCGGCCAGCTGCGAGGTGGTCTGGCCCTGCTGGACCTGCTGGTTGTCGGTGCTGGCGTTGTTGCCGCAGTCGACGCTGTCGCCGGACAGGGTGCAGGTGTTGTCGTTGCCGCCCGAGGTGGACGAGCCACCCGAGGTGGAGGAGCCACCGCCGGAGGACGACGAACCGCCCGTGCTCGACGAACCGCCGGAGGTGGAGCCGCCGGAGGAGGAACCACCCGAGGTGGTCGTCCCGCCGTTGTCGGTGGTCCCGCCGTTGTCGGTGGTGCCACCGTTGTCGGTCGTCCCGCCGTTGTCACCGGTACCGCCGTCGTCGGTGGTCCCACCGTTGTCGGTCGTCCCGCCGTCGTCGGTGGTACCGCCGTCGTCGGTCGTACCGCCGTTGTCACCGGTACCGCCGTCGTCGGTGGTCCCACCGTTGTCAGTGGTACCGCCGTCGTCGGTCGTACCGCCGTTGTCACCGGTACCGCCGTCGTCGGTCGTACCGCCGTTGTCGGTCGTACCGCCGTCGTCAGTGGTGCCACCGTTGTCACCGGTACCGCCGTCGTCGGTACCACCGATGGTCACACCGAGCGTGTCGCCGCCGTTGGTGACGCCGAGCGTGTCGCCCGGCGCGTCAGCCGGCTGCACGTTCGAGGTGCCGCTCGGCTGGGAGGCGGCCTGGGCCGCGCCCACGGCCGTCAGGGAGGCGCCGGCCGCGATGACGGCGGCCGCGGCTATGCGGGTGACGCGCAGCCGTGTGTTGCGCTTGGTCATGTCTCAAGTACCCCCATCAGAATGTCTGCTTAGGGATGCGCAGCGATGCGGAGTGCGGTGCCACTGGGGCCCGGATGCGCCCGCCCCAAACGCTCACACCGCATGAAGTTGCGCATGCCGCGCAACACCCTCGCCACTTTGCCCGGGACCGTCAAGGCCGTTACGGACGCCTTGGGCGAATTGCCCGCCTGTGCCCGTCAGTTCTGTACAGCACTGTGACACGGGCGACGCGACTGCCGTCGCGGCGGCCCGTCACGCGTCGGTCTTCTCGCGGGACTTGCGCCAGCGGATGCCCGCCTCGATGAACCCGTCGATGTCGCCGTCGAGCACGCCCTGCGGGTTGCCGACCTCGTGCTCGGTCCGCAGGTCCTTCACCATCTGGTACGGGTGCAGGACGTACGAACGCATCTGGTTGCCCCAGGAGTTGCCGCCATCGCTCTTGCCGAGCGAGTCCATCAGGGCCTGCTCCTCCTGGCGGCGCCGTTCGAGCAGCTTGGCCTGGAGGACGTTCATCGCGCTCGCCTTGTTCTGGATCTGCGAGCGCTCGTTCTGGCAGGAGACCACGATGCCGGTCGGCAGGTGGGTGATGCGGACGGCGGAGTCCGTGGTGTTGACGCCCTGGCCGCCGGGGCCGGACGCGCGGTAGACGTCGACGCGCAGCTCGGACTCGTCGATCTCGACGTGGTCGGACTGCTCGACGACGGGCAGCACCTCGACCCCGGCGAAGGAGGTCTGCCGGCGCCCCTGGTTGTCGAAGGGCGAGATCCGCACCATGCGGTGGGTGCCCTGCTCGACGGAGAGCGTGCCGTAGGCGTACGGCGCCTTGACGGTGAAGGTGGTCGACTTGATGCCGGCCTCCTCCGCGTACGACGTCTCGTAGACCTCGGTGGGGTAGCCGTGCCGCTCGGCCCAGCGCAGGTACATCCGCTGGAGCTGCTCGGCGAAGTCCGCGGCGTCCACGCCGCCGGCCTCGGCGCGGATGTTGACCAGCGCCTCGCGGGCGTCGTACTCGCCGGACAGGAGGGTGCGGACCTCCATCTCGTCCAGCGCCTTGCGGACCTGCTCCAGCTCGGCCTCGGCCTCGGTGCGGGTGTCGGCGTCGTCCTCGGCCTCGGCGAGTTCGAAGAGCACCCCGAGGTCGTCGATCCGGCCGCGGAGCGCCTCGGTCTTGCGCAGCTCGGCCTGGAGGTGCGAGAGGCGGCTGGTGACCTTCTGCGCGTTCTCCGGGTCGTCCCAGAGGGAGGGCGCCGCGGCCTGCTCCTCGAGCGCGGCGATGTCGCCCCGCATCCGGTCGAGGTCCAGTACGGCCTCGATCGACCCCATGGTGGAGGAGAGGGACTTCAGTTCTTCGGAAACGTCGACGATCGCCACGGGGTCCAGCCTACCGGCTGGTCGGGTGAAGGGCGGTTTTCGGTCGAACGGCGGTCTCGGAGCAGGTCGCCCGGTGCGCCGCGCGGGACGTCCCACGGGCCCGGTGCCGGGCCGTACGGCCGGGCCGTACACAGGGCCCCGTACGCCGGGCCGGGCGGCAGCCCGCGGCGTACGCTCCCCCGGCTCACGCGGTGGCCGTCGCGCGGGAGAGCCGGCCCCCCGCGGTCAGCAGGTAGACCTCCAGGGTGCGGGAGGAGGCGCCGGCACCGACCGGGCCGATCGCGCCCTCGGGCCGGGCCAGGGCGCCGGCCGGCGCGGCGCCCTCGGCGCCACGGTCGTCCGCCGCGTCGACCACCAGGCCGCCGGAGAAGACGTAGAGGTGGTCGCCGGCGGGCAGCGCCTCCACCCGGGCGCTGCCGTCGACCGTGGTGAGCACGGACGCGGGCCGCCAGGCGCCGTCGGAGAACGGCAGCCGCAGCACCGCGTTGTCGGCCTTGCGCACGACGAAGGCGTCCAGGCTGCCGCGGCCGGTGGAGACCAGCGCGGGCGCGTCCTTGATCCGGCCCGGCGCGGGCACGGTCGCCCAGGCGTTCCAGCGGCCGTCCACCAGGGAGGCGGTGACGAGGTCGCCGCCGACCCGTCCGACCAGGTCGATCCGGCCGGGCGCGGAGGAGGCGGCCGCCGGGGCCGCGTCGAAGTGGGTGCGCTCGTCCACCTGGAGCCAGGGCTGCCAGTAGCCGCCGGCCAGGGTGCGGCGGTAGAGCAGGCCGTCGGTGCCGAGGGCGAACAGGTCGATCGACCCGGACCGGGCGGACACCACCGCCGGGTCGGCCTGGACGCTTATCCCGGTGAGCTTGTGCCAGGGGCCGTAGCCCGAGCCGTCCCGGACCACGTACCAGACGTTCTTGTCGGTTCCGCGGGCGAAGACGTAGGTGTCGCCGCCCATGACGAGCACCCGGGGGCCGCCGGTCAGCGCCACGCCGGCGGCGGGCGCGTCGTGGAAGGCCGACCACTTCGGCAGGTCGACCGGTGCCCCGGTGCGGCCCTGCGGGGAGTCGGCGGCGCCGGTCGGTGCGGCTGTGGCGGTGTGGTCGGCGCTGGTGTCGCGGGCCGGGTCGGTGTCCGGGTCGGTGGCGGTCGCGTCGCCCTTGTCGTCGCGGGAGGTGCCGCCGGAGCCGGAGTGGCCGCCGTGGTCGGCGGAGCCGGCCGACGCGATGCCCCAACCGCCGAGCCCGGCGACGGCGAGCGCGGCCGCGGCGGCCGCGGCGAGCTTGATCCGCCGCTGGCGCACGGCGTCGGAGACCGAGCGGTGGCGGGGGCTGGCCGGGCGGTCGGGGGCGGAGGCCCGGCCCTTTCCCGCGCCCTTGCCGCCGCCGGCGCCCGCGCCGGCCGGGCCGACCGGCGCCTCGGGGTGGCCGCCGCGGCCGGGGCGGGCGGCCTCGGCGCCGAACCCGGCCAGTTCCTCGGCGGTGGGGAGCTTGATGCTCGTGTGGGTGTCGCGGCTGGAGTCCGGGGCGGCGCCG encodes:
- the prfB gene encoding peptide chain release factor 2; translated protein: MAIVDVSEELKSLSSTMGSIEAVLDLDRMRGDIAALEEQAAAPSLWDDPENAQKVTSRLSHLQAELRKTEALRGRIDDLGVLFELAEAEDDADTRTEAEAELEQVRKALDEMEVRTLLSGEYDAREALVNIRAEAGGVDAADFAEQLQRMYLRWAERHGYPTEVYETSYAEEAGIKSTTFTVKAPYAYGTLSVEQGTHRMVRISPFDNQGRRQTSFAGVEVLPVVEQSDHVEIDESELRVDVYRASGPGGQGVNTTDSAVRITHLPTGIVVSCQNERSQIQNKASAMNVLQAKLLERRRQEEQALMDSLGKSDGGNSWGNQMRSYVLHPYQMVKDLRTEHEVGNPQGVLDGDIDGFIEAGIRWRKSREKTDA